Proteins encoded in a region of the Cryptosporangium minutisporangium genome:
- a CDS encoding folylpolyglutamate synthase/dihydrofolate synthase family protein, with protein sequence MVPDRDRIVALLDLLGNPQRAYPAIHLTGTNGKTSTARMVDSLLKAFGLRVGRYTSPHLESVTERISLDGEPIPAGKFAAAYDEVAPMADLLDAKNLQGGGDPVTYFEFTTAMAFAAFADAPVDIAVVEVGLGGEWDATNVLDAGVAVVTPISLDHAALLGGTIASIATEKAGIIHEGASVITAVQPAEAIEPLISRAASVGASVAREGVEFGVLDRAIAVGGQQLRLKGLASEYEDIFLPLHGAHQAQNAVVALAAVEAFLGAAPGRMLAADAVREGFAAVRSPGRLERLRTSPTVLVDAAHNPAGMTATVQAMAEAFAFRKLVAVVAVLDDKDYRGMLELLEPVADAIVVTENSSPRRLSVDALAAEAVDVFGADRVDVATRLDDAIESAVTIAEEDDAGDAPLAGAGVLVTGSVVTAADARKLLAR encoded by the coding sequence ATGGTGCCCGATCGCGACCGCATCGTCGCGCTGCTCGACCTGCTCGGTAACCCGCAGCGTGCCTACCCGGCTATCCATCTCACCGGCACCAACGGCAAGACCTCGACGGCCCGGATGGTCGACAGCTTGCTCAAGGCGTTCGGTCTGCGCGTCGGGCGGTACACCAGCCCGCACCTGGAGTCGGTCACCGAGCGGATCTCGCTGGACGGCGAGCCGATCCCCGCCGGGAAGTTCGCGGCGGCCTACGACGAGGTCGCGCCGATGGCCGACCTGCTGGACGCCAAGAACCTGCAGGGCGGCGGAGACCCGGTCACCTACTTCGAGTTCACCACCGCGATGGCGTTCGCCGCGTTCGCGGACGCACCGGTGGACATCGCGGTGGTGGAGGTCGGGCTGGGCGGCGAGTGGGACGCGACGAACGTCCTGGACGCGGGCGTCGCGGTCGTCACCCCGATCAGCCTGGACCACGCCGCGCTGCTCGGCGGAACCATCGCGAGCATCGCGACCGAGAAGGCCGGCATCATCCACGAGGGCGCCAGCGTGATCACCGCGGTGCAGCCGGCCGAGGCGATCGAGCCGCTGATCTCCCGCGCGGCGTCGGTCGGGGCGTCGGTCGCCCGCGAGGGCGTGGAGTTCGGCGTGCTGGACCGGGCCATCGCGGTGGGGGGCCAGCAACTCCGGCTGAAGGGCCTGGCCAGCGAGTACGAGGACATTTTCCTACCGCTGCACGGAGCCCACCAGGCACAGAACGCGGTGGTGGCGCTGGCGGCGGTGGAGGCGTTCCTCGGCGCCGCTCCCGGACGGATGCTCGCCGCCGACGCCGTCCGCGAAGGTTTCGCGGCGGTGCGGTCGCCCGGCCGTCTGGAGCGCCTGCGTACGTCGCCGACCGTGTTGGTGGACGCCGCCCACAACCCGGCGGGCATGACGGCGACCGTGCAGGCGATGGCGGAGGCGTTCGCGTTCCGGAAGCTCGTCGCGGTGGTCGCGGTCCTCGACGACAAGGACTACCGGGGGATGCTGGAACTGCTCGAGCCGGTCGCGGACGCGATCGTGGTGACCGAGAACTCGTCCCCGCGCCGGCTGTCGGTCGACGCGCTGGCCGCGGAGGCGGTCGACGTGTTCGGCGCCGATCGGGTCGACGTCGCGACCCGGCTCGACGACGCGATCGAGTCGGCGGTGACGATCGCCGAGGAGGACGACGCCGGCGACGCCCCGCTGGCCGGGGCCGGCGTGCTGGTCACCGGCTCGGTCGTCACCGCCGCAGATGCACGGAAGCTGTTGGCCCGATGA
- a CDS encoding DUF4233 domain-containing protein: protein MSDEPENPTSDGPPPSTQAPEEAAPPSGLKNPDAAVRGVGAATLGLEFLVLLLAIQPLRLLLPDASAAASGLAAGLALLCLLAAGLLRYRWAWQATTVLQVVVVLTGIVHWMLGAVGLIFLLVWIYVLNVRKTVLGSGK from the coding sequence GTGTCCGACGAGCCCGAGAACCCGACGTCCGACGGCCCCCCGCCGTCCACGCAGGCTCCGGAGGAAGCGGCGCCACCGTCGGGGTTGAAGAACCCCGACGCGGCGGTGCGCGGCGTCGGTGCGGCCACGCTCGGCCTGGAGTTCCTCGTCCTCCTGCTCGCGATCCAGCCGCTCCGGCTGCTGCTTCCGGATGCCTCGGCCGCCGCGTCCGGCCTGGCGGCCGGGCTCGCCCTGCTCTGCCTCCTCGCCGCCGGCCTGCTCCGGTACCGCTGGGCCTGGCAGGCGACGACGGTCCTGCAGGTCGTGGTCGTGCTGACCGGCATCGTGCATTGGATGCTCGGGGCAGTTGGCCTCATTTTCCTGCTGGTGTGGATCTATGTCCTCAACGTCCGGAAAACCGTGCTTGGTAGCGGTAAGTAG